Proteins from a single region of Canis aureus isolate CA01 chromosome 26, VMU_Caureus_v.1.0, whole genome shotgun sequence:
- the CDC25B gene encoding M-phase inducer phosphatase 2 isoform X1 — MELPQPEPAPAPALSPVCLGRGAERPRHLLGLQTGAHGLVGSPERAAASSPVTTLTQTMHNLAGLGSETPKRQVGSLLTSLSLSRRRASESSLSSESSESSDAGLCMDSPSPMDPQMAEQTFEQAIQAASRVIRNKQFAIRRFQSLPVRLLGHSPVLRNITNSQAPGSWRKSEACGRAAQSSGEDKENVRFQKAGVWEHFRERRKGVCWDGSLAFDDTHPCCPQDGFVFKMPWKPPHPSHAHASAEWADRREAFAQRPNSAPDLMCLTPERKMEVEELSPPARCHFSLIAPRGASEEDDGFVDILESDLKDDNAVPPGMESLISAPLVKTSEKEEEQDLIMYSKCQRLFRSPSMPCSVIRPILKRLERPHDRDLPIQNKRRRSGTLPEEPREAEEPKARVLRSKSLCHDEIETILDSDHRELIGDYSKAFLLQTVDGKHQDLKYISPETMAALLAGKFSNIVERFVIVDCRYPYEYEGGHIKTAVNLPLERDAETFLLQSPITPCNLDKRIILIFHCEFSSERGPRMCRFIRERDRTANDYPSLYYPEMYILKGGYKEFFPQYPTFCEPQDYRPMNHEAFKDELKTFRLKTRSWAGERSRRELCSRLQDQ, encoded by the exons ATGGAGCTGCCCCAGCCGGAGCCCGCGCCCGCTCCGGCTCTCAGTCCGGTCTGCCTGGGCCGTGGAGCCGAGCGTCCCCGCCACCTCCTGGGCCTCCAGACGGGAGCTCACGGCCTCGTGGGGTCCCCGGAGCGCGCGGCCGCTTCCTCGCCGGTCACCACCCTCACCCAGACCATGCACAACCTCGCGGGGCTCGGCAG TGAGACCCCAAAGCGGCAGGTGGGCAGCCTGCTCACAAGCCTATCCCTGTCCCGGAGGCGGGCATCTGAATCCTCCCTGTCGTCTGAGTCTTCTGAATCTTCTgatgcag GTCTCTGTATGGATTCCCCCAGCCCCATGGATCCCCAGATGGCAGAGCAGAC GTTTGAGCAGGCCATCCAAGCAGCCAGCCGGGTCATCCGAAA CAAGCAGTTTGCCATTCGACGCTTCCAGTCCTTGCCG GTGAGGCTTCTGGGCCACAGCCCTGTGCTACGGAACATCACCAACTCCCAAGCACCTGGCAGCTGGAGGAAGAGTGAGGCGTGTGGCCGAGCTGCCCAGAGCTCTGGGGAGGACAAAGAGAATGTGCGCTTCCAGAAGGCTGGAGTGTGGGAGCACttcagggagagaaggaagggggtgTGCTGGGATGGTTCTCTGGCATTTGATGACACCCACCCATGTTGCCCACAGGATGGGTTTGTCTTCAAGATGCCATGGAAACCCCCACATCCCAGCCATGCCCATGCTTCAGCAGAGTGGGCTGACCGCAGAGAAGCCTTTGCCCAGAGACCAAACTCAGCCCCTGACCTGATG TGTCTCACCCCTGAGCGGAAGATGGAAGTAGAGGAGCTGAGTCCTCCAGCCCGATGCCACTTCTCCTTGATTGCCCCCCGGGGGGCCTCCGAAGAAGATGATGGATTTGTGGACATCCTGGAGAGTGACTTAAAG GATGATAATGCGGTACCCCCGGGCATGGAGAGCCTCATTAGCGCCCCACTGGTCAAGACctcagaaaaggaggaagagcag GACCTCATCATGTACAGCAAGTGCCAGCGGCTCTTCCGTTCTCCATCCATGCCCTGCAGCGTGATCCGACCCATCCTCAAGAGGCTGGAGCGGCCCCATGACCGGGACCTGCCCATACAGAACAAGCGGAGGAGGAGTGGGACTCTTCCAGAGGAGCCACGGGAGGCCGAAGAACCT AAAGCCCGTGTGCTCCGCTCCAAGTCCTTGTGTCATGATGAGATTGAGACCATCCTGGACAGTGACCACCGAGAACTGATTGGGGATTACTCCAAG gCCTTCCTTCTGCAGACTGTGGATGGAAAGCACCAAGATCTCAAGTACATCTCACCAGAAACG ATGGCAGCCCTGCTGGCAGGCAAGTTCAGCAACATCGTGGAGAGGTTTGTGATTGTGGACTGCAGGTACCCCTACGAGTATGAAGGCGGGCACATCAAG ACTGCCGTGAACCTGCCCCTGGAAAGGGACGCTGAGACCTTCCTGCTACAGAGCCCCATCACACCCTGTAATCTGGACAAGAGAATCATCCTCATTTTCCACTGTGAATTCTCATCTGAGCGTGGTCCCCGCAT GTGCCGTTTCATCAGGGAACGTGACAGAACCGCCAATGACTACCCCAGCCTCTACTACCCTGAGATGTATATCCTTAAGGGCGGCTATAAGGAGTTCTTCCCACAGTACCCG ACTTTTTGTGAGCCCCAGGACTACCGGCCTATGAACCATGAAGCCTTCAAGGATGAGCTGAAGACCTTCCGCCTCAAGACTCGCAGCTGGGCAGGGGAGCGGAGCCGGCGGGAGCTCTGTAGCCGCCTGCAGGACCAGTGA
- the CDC25B gene encoding M-phase inducer phosphatase 2 isoform X2, which translates to MELPQPEPAPAPALSPVCLGRGAERPRHLLGLQTGAHGLVGSPERAAASSPVTTLTQTMHNLAGLGSETPKRQVGSLLTSLSLSRRRASESSLSSESSESSDAGLCMDSPSPMDPQMAEQTFEQAIQAASRVIRNKQFAIRRFQSLPVRLLGHSPVLRNITNSQAPGSWRKSEACGRAAQSSGEDKENDGFVFKMPWKPPHPSHAHASAEWADRREAFAQRPNSAPDLMCLTPERKMEVEELSPPARCHFSLIAPRGASEEDDGFVDILESDLKDDNAVPPGMESLISAPLVKTSEKEEEQDLIMYSKCQRLFRSPSMPCSVIRPILKRLERPHDRDLPIQNKRRRSGTLPEEPREAEEPKARVLRSKSLCHDEIETILDSDHRELIGDYSKAFLLQTVDGKHQDLKYISPETMAALLAGKFSNIVERFVIVDCRYPYEYEGGHIKTAVNLPLERDAETFLLQSPITPCNLDKRIILIFHCEFSSERGPRMCRFIRERDRTANDYPSLYYPEMYILKGGYKEFFPQYPTFCEPQDYRPMNHEAFKDELKTFRLKTRSWAGERSRRELCSRLQDQ; encoded by the exons ATGGAGCTGCCCCAGCCGGAGCCCGCGCCCGCTCCGGCTCTCAGTCCGGTCTGCCTGGGCCGTGGAGCCGAGCGTCCCCGCCACCTCCTGGGCCTCCAGACGGGAGCTCACGGCCTCGTGGGGTCCCCGGAGCGCGCGGCCGCTTCCTCGCCGGTCACCACCCTCACCCAGACCATGCACAACCTCGCGGGGCTCGGCAG TGAGACCCCAAAGCGGCAGGTGGGCAGCCTGCTCACAAGCCTATCCCTGTCCCGGAGGCGGGCATCTGAATCCTCCCTGTCGTCTGAGTCTTCTGAATCTTCTgatgcag GTCTCTGTATGGATTCCCCCAGCCCCATGGATCCCCAGATGGCAGAGCAGAC GTTTGAGCAGGCCATCCAAGCAGCCAGCCGGGTCATCCGAAA CAAGCAGTTTGCCATTCGACGCTTCCAGTCCTTGCCG GTGAGGCTTCTGGGCCACAGCCCTGTGCTACGGAACATCACCAACTCCCAAGCACCTGGCAGCTGGAGGAAGAGTGAGGCGTGTGGCCGAGCTGCCCAGAGCTCTGGGGAGGACAAAGAGAAT GATGGGTTTGTCTTCAAGATGCCATGGAAACCCCCACATCCCAGCCATGCCCATGCTTCAGCAGAGTGGGCTGACCGCAGAGAAGCCTTTGCCCAGAGACCAAACTCAGCCCCTGACCTGATG TGTCTCACCCCTGAGCGGAAGATGGAAGTAGAGGAGCTGAGTCCTCCAGCCCGATGCCACTTCTCCTTGATTGCCCCCCGGGGGGCCTCCGAAGAAGATGATGGATTTGTGGACATCCTGGAGAGTGACTTAAAG GATGATAATGCGGTACCCCCGGGCATGGAGAGCCTCATTAGCGCCCCACTGGTCAAGACctcagaaaaggaggaagagcag GACCTCATCATGTACAGCAAGTGCCAGCGGCTCTTCCGTTCTCCATCCATGCCCTGCAGCGTGATCCGACCCATCCTCAAGAGGCTGGAGCGGCCCCATGACCGGGACCTGCCCATACAGAACAAGCGGAGGAGGAGTGGGACTCTTCCAGAGGAGCCACGGGAGGCCGAAGAACCT AAAGCCCGTGTGCTCCGCTCCAAGTCCTTGTGTCATGATGAGATTGAGACCATCCTGGACAGTGACCACCGAGAACTGATTGGGGATTACTCCAAG gCCTTCCTTCTGCAGACTGTGGATGGAAAGCACCAAGATCTCAAGTACATCTCACCAGAAACG ATGGCAGCCCTGCTGGCAGGCAAGTTCAGCAACATCGTGGAGAGGTTTGTGATTGTGGACTGCAGGTACCCCTACGAGTATGAAGGCGGGCACATCAAG ACTGCCGTGAACCTGCCCCTGGAAAGGGACGCTGAGACCTTCCTGCTACAGAGCCCCATCACACCCTGTAATCTGGACAAGAGAATCATCCTCATTTTCCACTGTGAATTCTCATCTGAGCGTGGTCCCCGCAT GTGCCGTTTCATCAGGGAACGTGACAGAACCGCCAATGACTACCCCAGCCTCTACTACCCTGAGATGTATATCCTTAAGGGCGGCTATAAGGAGTTCTTCCCACAGTACCCG ACTTTTTGTGAGCCCCAGGACTACCGGCCTATGAACCATGAAGCCTTCAAGGATGAGCTGAAGACCTTCCGCCTCAAGACTCGCAGCTGGGCAGGGGAGCGGAGCCGGCGGGAGCTCTGTAGCCGCCTGCAGGACCAGTGA